A single region of the Streptomyces virginiae genome encodes:
- a CDS encoding tetratricopeptide repeat protein — MQPRNMSMSGVVDLAAVKAAGEAKAKAEQARAEAAKRAGEAGEAGPSAGAVPPSALVIDVDEAGFERDVLQLSAEVPVVLDFWAEWCQPCKQLSPLLERLITEADGRLVLAKIDVDANQMLMQQFQIQGIPAVFAVVAGQVLPLFQGVVPEQQIRETFAQLVQVAEERFGIIGIEVDPAAEGAAPAASAADDEIPAGPYDALLEAAVVALDAGDLGGAVQAYKNVLADDPGNTEAALGLAQAELLARVQHMNPQAVRAAAAENPRDPAAQIAAADLDLVGGHVEDAFGRLVDTVRVTFGEDRDVVRLRLLELFEVIGADDPRVSAARTALARVLF, encoded by the coding sequence ATGCAGCCCAGAAACATGTCCATGAGCGGCGTCGTCGACCTCGCCGCGGTGAAGGCGGCCGGCGAGGCCAAGGCCAAGGCCGAGCAGGCCCGCGCCGAAGCGGCGAAGCGGGCCGGCGAGGCCGGCGAGGCGGGTCCGTCCGCCGGTGCCGTGCCGCCGTCGGCGCTCGTCATCGACGTAGACGAGGCCGGTTTCGAACGCGATGTGCTCCAGCTCTCGGCAGAGGTTCCGGTCGTCCTGGACTTCTGGGCCGAGTGGTGCCAGCCGTGCAAGCAGCTCAGCCCGCTGCTGGAACGCCTGATCACCGAGGCCGACGGTCGCCTCGTGCTCGCCAAGATCGACGTCGACGCCAACCAGATGCTCATGCAGCAGTTCCAGATCCAGGGGATCCCGGCCGTCTTCGCCGTGGTCGCCGGTCAGGTCCTGCCGCTGTTCCAGGGCGTGGTCCCGGAGCAGCAGATCCGTGAGACCTTCGCCCAGCTCGTCCAGGTCGCCGAGGAGCGCTTCGGGATCATCGGCATCGAGGTGGACCCGGCCGCGGAGGGCGCCGCTCCGGCCGCCTCGGCCGCGGACGACGAGATCCCGGCCGGCCCGTACGACGCCCTGCTGGAGGCGGCCGTCGTCGCGCTCGACGCCGGTGACCTCGGTGGCGCGGTCCAGGCCTACAAGAACGTGCTCGCGGACGACCCGGGCAACACGGAGGCCGCGTTGGGCCTGGCCCAGGCCGAGCTCCTCGCCCGGGTCCAGCACATGAACCCGCAGGCGGTGCGGGCCGCGGCGGCCGAGAACCCGCGCGACCCGGCGGCGCAGATCGCCGCGGCCGACCTCGACCTGGTCGGCGGCCACGTGGAGGACGCCTTCGGGCGCCTGGTGGACACCGTCCGGGTCACGTTCGGTGAGGACCGGGACGTCGTGCGGCTGCGGCTGCTGGAGCTGTTCGAGGTCATCGGCGCGGACGACCCGCGGGTCTCCGCGGCGCGTACGGCGCTCGCCCGGGTGCTCTTCTAG
- a CDS encoding DUF6230 family protein has protein sequence MSSQVRGGTRWKRFALVMVPSIAATAAVGVGLAQGALAASFSVSGQDFKVSADELVGENLIQYGGIAEGHDLKGNAQHHPVTISGFSNAKITNMCQSLVTPTPLGNITLQLKTGHKGTPAEATNIYLDVAELDTNAEFTNLDIGVAVGDPSHKTKPQAGTVASPYAFSQRADKAILRDVKQKAWATTAGTFKLPNLKLRLLGGDQPCYQDIKD, from the coding sequence ATGAGTTCTCAGGTTCGTGGTGGGACCAGATGGAAGCGCTTCGCGCTCGTCATGGTGCCGAGCATCGCGGCCACGGCCGCGGTCGGTGTGGGTCTGGCGCAGGGTGCCCTTGCGGCGTCCTTCAGCGTCTCCGGCCAGGACTTCAAGGTCTCGGCCGACGAGCTCGTGGGTGAGAACCTCATCCAGTACGGCGGTATCGCCGAGGGTCACGACCTCAAGGGCAACGCCCAGCACCACCCGGTCACCATCTCCGGGTTCAGCAACGCCAAGATCACCAACATGTGCCAGTCCCTGGTCACCCCGACTCCGCTGGGCAACATCACGCTCCAGCTGAAGACCGGTCACAAGGGCACCCCGGCCGAGGCGACCAACATCTACCTGGATGTGGCCGAGCTCGACACCAACGCCGAGTTCACCAACCTGGACATCGGTGTCGCGGTCGGCGACCCGAGCCACAAGACCAAGCCGCAGGCCGGCACGGTCGCCAGCCCGTACGCCTTCTCGCAGCGCGCGGACAAGGCGATCCTGCGGGACGTCAAGCAGAAGGCGTGGGCGACCACGGCGGGCACCTTCAAGCTGCCCAACCTGAAGCTGCGCCTGCTCGGTGGCGACCAGCCGTGCTACCAGGACATCAAGGACTGA
- a CDS encoding DUF6114 domain-containing protein, protein MNPQAPVYVRAEDDAWPTVAYYHFHAWRGRRPFWAGLFTLLGGFPIAYFPYADLRLGNVSLAMATTGGAGALIIGVLLITLGLALWFQATIRVFAGVAAILLALVSIPVSNLGGFFVGFLLSMVGGALALAWAPGQPVEEGEQSTDAQPMVERQPGVVGLSKAEATAGMGVQGIPGPHGTETAHASETTAHADGGRNSAG, encoded by the coding sequence ATGAACCCCCAGGCCCCGGTTTACGTTCGCGCAGAAGACGACGCCTGGCCCACCGTGGCGTACTACCACTTCCATGCCTGGCGTGGCCGCCGTCCCTTCTGGGCCGGGTTGTTCACGCTCCTCGGTGGCTTCCCGATCGCATACTTCCCTTACGCGGACCTCCGGCTGGGCAACGTCAGTCTCGCGATGGCCACCACGGGCGGGGCGGGCGCACTGATCATCGGTGTACTGCTCATCACGCTCGGCCTGGCGCTCTGGTTCCAGGCGACCATCCGCGTCTTCGCCGGCGTGGCTGCGATCCTGCTGGCCCTGGTCTCCATCCCGGTGTCCAACCTCGGCGGCTTCTTCGTCGGCTTCCTCCTCTCCATGGTCGGCGGCGCTCTCGCACTGGCCTGGGCGCCGGGTCAGCCGGTCGAGGAGGGCGAGCAGTCGACGGACGCGCAGCCGATGGTCGAGCGGCAGCCGGGTGTGGTCGGCCTGAGCAAGGCGGAGGCGACGGCGGGCATGGGTGTCCAGGGCATTCCTGGTCCCCATGGGACGGAAACGGCACACGCGAGCGAGACGACTGCCCACGCCGATGGCGGGAGGAACAGTGCGGGGTGA